The nucleotide sequence ACAAGGACACTCATGCGCTACTGGCTGATGAAATCCGAACCCGACGAATTCAGCATCGAGGACCTGAAGAACCGTCCCCGGCAGACCGAAGGTTGGGACGGCGTGCGCAATTATCAGGCGCGCAACTTCATGCGCGATGACATGCGCGAGGGCGACCTGGCTTTTTTCTATCACTCGAACACGAAGGTGCCCGGGGTTGTCGGCATCATGCGTATCTCGCGCGAAGGCTATCCGGACGATACCGCCTTCGACCCGAAGGATCCGCATTACGACCCGAAATCCGATCCGGACAAGCCGCGCTGGTACCGGGTGGACGTCACCTACGAGCGCGAACTGGACCGCGTGATTCCGCTGTCCGAAATCAAGGACCACGCCGACGAGCTCGAGGGCCTGCCGCTGGTGCGTAAAGGCAACCGGCTGTCGGTGATGCCGATCGACAAGAAACACTGGGACTTCATTCTCGGCATGGAGCATGCCGGCGAGGAATAGCGACCCGGCACGGCTGCGTATGCCCAGGGATTGCGAAGTCCACAAGGATTCACGCAAGCGACTGGCGTATGGCACTGCAGTGACGTAGGTGGATTAGGTGGTTGCACCGTAATCCGACAACCGGACCTCGGACCCGCGGATTGGGCGTCGGATTACGCGCTGCGCGCTAATCCGACCTACCGGCAAGGCATTGTTTTTAAATTCGGCAGGCGGAATAAGGGGTTGTCTACCTCCTCTTTTGAGCAAGCAAAAGAAGGGACGCGCACGGCAGTGCGAAAGCAGAGCCCAACTCATCTCGTGGTTCAATATTTTGGCTGCCGAAACCGCCCATTCGCGCTTGGAAAACTCGCGAGTTCGATGCAATTTGGCGTTTCGCGGTACAGCGTGTTGGATGTCGGCGCCGACAAGCGAATACATCGGCTACGGGCGCCCCATCACCTCATCGATCCGCGCCGTAACCGCCGCAACCGGAATCAATCCCATCACCCCGGTATCGTCCTCGATCCGTGCGCCCCACTTCACCGCATCCGGCGTGCTGTTGCGATAGCGTGACGCGGCCTGGGCGAAATAGTCCACGCACAGGTCGCGCGACCGGTACGCTCCGCTGCGACGCGGATCGGTCGCGGCATGCAGGCTGATGGTGGCGATGTCGGTGGCATTCGCCATATGCGCCGGCCCGGAATCGGGGGTTAGCAGGATTCGACCGCGCTCGAACAGTGCCAGCAGTTGCTTGAGACTGGTTTGCCCGATGCGATCGGTCGCCGGCTCGCGCATGGCGGCCATGATCGCTTCGCCCATGGCGTGTTCTGCTTGGCTCGGCCCGCCCACCAGCACGCAACGCATCCCGTGAGCCCGTATCGCATGATCGGCCGCCGCCGCATAGTGATCGGTCGCCCAGTTGCGCATGATATGGCTCGAACACGGGCTGATGAACAGGATCGGGCGGGAATCGCGCGCCGCATCCAGCAAACCGCCGGCATGTGCGCGGTCGGCATCGGCGATCGGCACCCGCCAGTCGAACACGGGTTGATCGGCGCCGATGGCCGCGGCAAAGGCCAGAAAGCCATCCACCACATGGCGGCTGGCCACTGGCGGAATACGTTCGCGAACGAACAGGCGCTGACCGTCGCGTGCTCGCCGTTTATCGAAACCAATACGTCGCGCGGCCGAGACCAGTAGGCTGATCCGGTTGGCCCGCCAACTGGCGTGCATGTTCAACAGGGCATCGAAGCGGCGACCAGCCAGTTGGCGCTTGAGTTCGTCGATCGCCGAGCGCCCGCCGCGCTTGTCATAGACCAGGCACTCGACGCCCGGCAGATCGGCCACCAGCTTCGCCTCGGTCCGGTTGATCACCCAGCAAATCTCGATGTCGGGACGGGCCGCTTGCAGCGTATGCACCACCGGCACAACGTTGGCGCAGTCACCGAGCGCAGACAGCCGCAGAATACAGACGCGACGCGGCACCTGCGCTGGCAGAGCTCGATCGGGCATGGTCAGTCGCCGACTTCTTCCTTTTGGGTGTCCGCCTCGTCCGCGTGCGACGGCGGCTTGTCCGCTTCGTGCTCAGCCTCGATAAAGATGCGTTTCACCGTGGGGCACTCGGTCTTGATCCGGCGATCCATGTCGGCGATGGCGTCCTGAAGCGCTTCCCCGGACAGGCCCGGCTTGAAGCGCAGGCTGATATTGGCGAGCACATATTCGGGCCCGATATGCATGGTCGGCACTTCGTTGACCCGGACCACCGCCGGATGTCGGCTCACGATGTCCTCGATCTGCTGCACCACGTACTGGTTGGCGGACTCGCCGATCAACAAGCCCTTGGTCTCGACCGCCAGCCACACCGAGGAAAACGCGAGGATGCCGCCGATACCGATCGAGGCAAGGCCATCGAAGATTTCGATCCCGGTAAACTGCACCAACGCCAGCCCCGCGCCGGCCAGCAGCAGGCCCGCAATCGCCGCCGTATCCTCGAACAACACCAGAAACTTGTTCGGATCCTTGCCGCGGCGAACCGCCTCGAGCACGCCCCAGCTGCCCTTCACGCGCCGGAACTCCTTGGCCGCGATCGACCAGCTCGTGCCCTCGAACAGCACGGCCAGACCCAGCACGCCGTAATTGATCAATGGATGATCGATCGCATGCGGATGCATGACCTTCTCGACGCCTTCATAGATCGAGATACCGGCGCCGAGCGTGAACAGCAGCACCGCGACCATGAAGCTCCAGAAATAGATCTCCTTGCCATAACCGAACGGATACTTGGCGTCGGGCGGCTTCTTCGCCCGCCCCATCCCGTAGAGCAACAACGCCTGATTGCCCGTATCGATGACCGAGTGAATGCCTTCGGCCAGCATCGCTGTACTGCCGCTGAAGATCGAGGCGACGAACTTGCTGATCGCGATCAGCAGATTCCCGGTCAGGGCCGCCAGAACCACCGTCTTCGAATTGGATTCGGACATCGATCCGTCTCGACGAGCGCCTTAACCGGCCTGCAGAAACCGTTGATAGACCGGGTTGTCGGTTTCCTCGGCGTAATCGTAGCCGATGGCATCGAGCGCGGCACGACAGTCGGCCCGCTCCTCGGGCGCGACCTGAATCCCCAGCAATACCAGGCCGTGCGCATGCCCATGGTTGCGATAATGGAATAACGAGATGTTCCAGCGATCGCCCATCGCCTCGAGAAAGCGCAGCAGTGCGCCCGGGCGCTCCGGGAAC is from Salinisphaera sp. LB1 and encodes:
- a CDS encoding EVE domain-containing protein, with amino-acid sequence MRYWLMKSEPDEFSIEDLKNRPRQTEGWDGVRNYQARNFMRDDMREGDLAFFYHSNTKVPGVVGIMRISREGYPDDTAFDPKDPHYDPKSDPDKPRWYRVDVTYERELDRVIPLSEIKDHADELEGLPLVRKGNRLSVMPIDKKHWDFILGMEHAGEE
- a CDS encoding glycosyltransferase family 9 protein yields the protein MPDRALPAQVPRRVCILRLSALGDCANVVPVVHTLQAARPDIEICWVINRTEAKLVADLPGVECLVYDKRGGRSAIDELKRQLAGRRFDALLNMHASWRANRISLLVSAARRIGFDKRRARDGQRLFVRERIPPVASRHVVDGFLAFAAAIGADQPVFDWRVPIADADRAHAGGLLDAARDSRPILFISPCSSHIMRNWATDHYAAAADHAIRAHGMRCVLVGGPSQAEHAMGEAIMAAMREPATDRIGQTSLKQLLALFERGRILLTPDSGPAHMANATDIATISLHAATDPRRSGAYRSRDLCVDYFAQAASRYRNSTPDAVKWGARIEDDTGVMGLIPVAAVTARIDEVMGRP
- a CDS encoding cation diffusion facilitator family transporter, producing MSESNSKTVVLAALTGNLLIAISKFVASIFSGSTAMLAEGIHSVIDTGNQALLLYGMGRAKKPPDAKYPFGYGKEIYFWSFMVAVLLFTLGAGISIYEGVEKVMHPHAIDHPLINYGVLGLAVLFEGTSWSIAAKEFRRVKGSWGVLEAVRRGKDPNKFLVLFEDTAAIAGLLLAGAGLALVQFTGIEIFDGLASIGIGGILAFSSVWLAVETKGLLIGESANQYVVQQIEDIVSRHPAVVRVNEVPTMHIGPEYVLANISLRFKPGLSGEALQDAIADMDRRIKTECPTVKRIFIEAEHEADKPPSHADEADTQKEEVGD